Sequence from the Nymphaea colorata isolate Beijing-Zhang1983 chromosome 9, ASM883128v2, whole genome shotgun sequence genome:
GTTCCATTGTGATGGAATAATGGAAgggatgcatatatatatatagaatggAGTAATGGTATAATTGATACTGGTAGAACCAGAAAGGATTCATGGTGTGGTTCAAACTTCATCCTTTATTTCGCCATTTGAAGAGTGTAGCTGCATAAGTCCCCAGTTTCAGATACATTGTTTGTGTCTCACCTTAATCACTGGCTTCTCTCCATATCATGGCGAACAAGTACATTTTTTACACGCCTTATCAAATACATGGACGAGGACGACAGCGACAACAACCGTTGCCGCTGCTGCTACTGTTCCCTGGAGCTATGGCTTCTACTGCTACTACCGCTACTGCTACACGGCTACTGCATCCGCTAGGGTCGAGGGAAGAAGTGGAGAAAACATACGATTAGGACCAACATACGACTGTTTTTGAGTTTGGTTTACTGATACAGATTACTGACGATTGCAAGGCCCGCTCTTACTACCATTACTACTGCTACTGCTGCTACTTCCATGTCACGGCCACGGGGCTTCTTACTACGTAAGCATCCGGCGTGCCCATACTGGACCAGGTGATTGAACCAAATTCCTGGCGGCCTCTGCGTTCCCCTAGCTGGGTGGAGGCTTCAATGGTGATTCTGAAGGTGGCCTTCTCATTAACTTGGAGGAACTGCAGCTGGGTTGGACTGACCCCGATCTGTACGTGTGGCGGGCTGTTGACGGTCACAGTATAATACCATGGGCCTTTGCCTCTGCCGACGTTGGTCACTGTTCTCTGTGTCGCCATCACCATTGTTCCGTTAGCACCAGCACCACCCGTGCTGTTGTCGCCGATCACAAAAGATATGGAGGGGTAGTTCAGATCGGTTGGCGAGGAGAAGGAGCCGATGGTGGAGCATCCGCCGGTGGCGTTGGATCCGAGCAAGAGTGATATCTGCTGGTCCGTGTACTTGATGGAGCAGATGAACTTGGTGTAGTCGGATGTGTCGGCGTCGTAGACCAGCCCAGGATCAACCGCTTTGTTCGGAGAGATATGGCCTGCGCCCATGGCGAAAGGCGTGGCGACGCTCTCGTCCACCGTGTCTCTGATGGGCTCTCCCGGGTGATTGTTGTCCGCCTGGAATGCGGTGGTCATGAGCGCCGACTTGATCGCTGATACGCTCCAGTCCGGGTGGATCGCTTTGATCAATGCTACCAAGCCGCTGACGTGAGGGCAGGACATGGAGGTGCCGGAGATGATGTTGAAGTCTCCCCGTCGAGGGTCGCCTTCGCCGGAGAAGCCGACGGCGCGGGACCAGGAGGCCAAAACATTGACCCCCGGAGCCACCACGTCGGGCTTCAGGATTTGAGGGGCCTCCGCGTTGGGTCCTCTTGAGGAGAACGCTGCGACGGAAGGAGCCTTCTCCGACCGATCTCCGATAAGGGTGGTGCCGAAGACCTGGACGTACGCGGTCGGGTTCTTGGCCGAGTTCAAGTAGGCCTTGATGGTCGCAGCCGCTTTGGCTCCCACGAGCAACGCCGGCAAGACATGAGCATCTGCGATGAGTTCTTCGCCGTTGCTGGCTTGGTTCAACAGTATCATGGCCGCCCCGCCGGCTTCTTTGACAGCCATTCCCTTTTCGACACGCCCCGTCATTCCTCGCTCGCATACCACCACCTTCCCTTTCACCAGCTTAGGGTCGAGTTCCGCCTTGAAGCAGGACCGAGCTTCCTCGCTCCTCCCAAACACCATGGGCAGCATAGCGGCAGAACTTGCACCGGGaggattctttctttttctgctccTGCCCTTGTGCCCGCCTGCTTGCAGGGTCTGCTGGTAGAGGGAGGCGCCTCGAACCAGAGTTCCGTCACCTAAAACCGCCATTGCCGGGAAGTCGCGGTCAATGGTGCTGGCTCCGACGGTGGCGATCCACGGGGCTGCGTTGACAACCGTCGAGGGAGTCGGCCCACTGTTTCCCGCCGAGCACGACACGAACACACCCTTCTGCATTGCCTGGAAGGCGCCCTTAGCTATGGGGTCCATGTAAAATGGCGGAACGCCGTTGCTCCCAATGGACAGAGACAGGACGTCTACTTGGTCCTTGACGGCGGTGTCCATGGCCTTGAGGATGTCGGTGGCATAGCAGCCGCGGGACCAGCACACCTTGTAGACGGCGACGCGAGCTCGGCTGGCCAGCCCCTGGGCGTCGCCTCTGGCGTAGCCAAGGAAGGAAGCATCGGCGACGAGCGCGCCCCCGGCAGTAGAAGCCGTGTGCGTCCCGTGCCCGGCGGTGTCTCTTGGGGAGGAGACGTCCGCAGCGCTGCCGATTCGGTTCAACGGCAGCTCGCTTCCTTCGCCGGCGGAAGCTGCGGCATCGTGCCCAGAGCCGAAAAAACTCGCACCAATCAGCTTTCTGTTGCAGTTCGACGAATTGAAGTCCGGCCCCGTCTGGCACCTCCCGCGCCATTTGGCCGGAACGGGGCCCAAGCCAACGTCGTTAAAGCTGGCGCTCTCCGGCCACACGCCGGAGTCCAGTACCCCGATGATGATCCCGTCCGCGAAGTGAGAGTCATGCCACAGGCCTTGCCAGGGATTCAAGCCCATGAACCTGGGAGTGTACGTGGTGTGGAGGTGGTACACGGAGTCCTCGAAGGCTCCGAGGCATCCGTGAGCCGTTCGCACCTTCGCCACCTCTTCCTCGGTGAGGCGCGCGGCGAACCCTTGAGAGACATGCAAGTAAGTGTACAGCAAACGGTCGGCGTGCTCGCCGTCCGTAGCTTCTTCGAGCACCGATGAGTACCAGAGATCGTGAGCCAAGAATCGATCTGGTTTGGACGACGAATCCATGTATACT
This genomic interval carries:
- the LOC116260609 gene encoding subtilisin-like protease SBT1.8, with product MDSSSKPDRFLAHDLWYSSVLEEATDGEHADRLLYTYLHVSQGFAARLTEEEVAKVRTAHGCLGAFEDSVYHLHTTYTPRFMGLNPWQGLWHDSHFADGIIIGVLDSGVWPESASFNDVGLGPVPAKWRGRCQTGPDFNSSNCNRKLIGASFFGSGHDAAASAGEGSELPLNRIGSAADVSSPRDTAGHGTHTASTAGGALVADASFLGYARGDAQGLASRARVAVYKVCWSRGCYATDILKAMDTAVKDQVDVLSLSIGSNGVPPFYMDPIAKGAFQAMQKGVFVSCSAGNSGPTPSTVVNAAPWIATVGASTIDRDFPAMAVLGDGTLVRGASLYQQTLQAGGHKGRSRKRKNPPGASSAAMLPMVFGRSEEARSCFKAELDPKLVKGKVVVCERGMTGRVEKGMAVKEAGGAAMILLNQASNGEELIADAHVLPALLVGAKAAATIKAYLNSAKNPTAYVQVFGTTLIGDRSEKAPSVAAFSSRGPNAEAPQILKPDVVAPGVNVLASWSRAVGFSGEGDPRRGDFNIISGTSMSCPHVSGLVALIKAIHPDWSVSAIKSALMTTAFQADNNHPGEPIRDTVDESVATPFAMGAGHISPNKAVDPGLVYDADTSDYTKFICSIKYTDQQISLLLGSNATGGCSTIGSFSSPTDLNYPSISFVIGDNSTGGAGANGTMVMATQRTVTNVGRGKGPWYYTVTVNSPPHVQIGVSPTQLQFLQVNEKATFRITIEASTQLGERRGRQEFGSITWSSMGTPDAYVVRSPVAVTWK